A region of Toxorhynchites rutilus septentrionalis strain SRP chromosome 1, ASM2978413v1, whole genome shotgun sequence DNA encodes the following proteins:
- the LOC129770627 gene encoding trafficking protein particle complex subunit 6b isoform X1 gives MAEEAIFEYLHSEIVNYTLSKENSKENDLTALEYMGYSTGYRIIERLTREWPRFKDELDTMKFICTDFWSSIYRKQIDNLRTNHQGVYVLQDNAFRFLTKLSSTSQYLEHAPKMICFPQFVAFTCGLVRGSLANLGINSTVTAEVQQMPFCKFHIQVNRG, from the exons ATGGCAGAGGAAGCAATATTTGAATATCTGCACTCAGAAATAGTTAACTACACGCTCTCCAAGGAGAACAGCAAG GAGAATGACCTAACGGCCCTCGAGTACATGGGCTACTCGACCGGCTATCGGATTATAGAACGGCTAACGCGCGAGTGGCCCCGATTCAAGGACGAGCTAGACACGATGAAATTTATCTGTACCGATTTTTGGAGCTCGATCTACCGCAAGCAGATCGACAACCTTCGGACGAATCACCAGGGTGTGTACGTCCTGCAGGATAACGCCTTCCGCTTTTTGACTAAACTGTCGTCTACCTCGCAGTACCTGGAGCATGCCCCCAAG ATGATTTGTTTTCCACAGTTCGTCGCTTTTACGTGTGGATTGGTGCGGGGCAGCTTGGCGAATCTTGGCATCAACAGCACCGTGACCGCCGAGGTGCAACAGATGCCCTTCTGCAAGTTTCACATTCAAGTTAATCGCGGATAA
- the LOC129770627 gene encoding trafficking protein particle complex subunit 6b isoform X2, which produces MAEEAIFEYLHSEIVNYTLSKENSKENDLTALEYMGYSTGYRIIERLTREWPRFKDELDTMKFICTDFWSSIYRKQIDNLRTNHQGVYVLQDNAFRFLTKLSSTSQYLEHAPKFVAFTCGLVRGSLANLGINSTVTAEVQQMPFCKFHIQVNRG; this is translated from the exons ATGGCAGAGGAAGCAATATTTGAATATCTGCACTCAGAAATAGTTAACTACACGCTCTCCAAGGAGAACAGCAAG GAGAATGACCTAACGGCCCTCGAGTACATGGGCTACTCGACCGGCTATCGGATTATAGAACGGCTAACGCGCGAGTGGCCCCGATTCAAGGACGAGCTAGACACGATGAAATTTATCTGTACCGATTTTTGGAGCTCGATCTACCGCAAGCAGATCGACAACCTTCGGACGAATCACCAGGGTGTGTACGTCCTGCAGGATAACGCCTTCCGCTTTTTGACTAAACTGTCGTCTACCTCGCAGTACCTGGAGCATGCCCCCAAG TTCGTCGCTTTTACGTGTGGATTGGTGCGGGGCAGCTTGGCGAATCTTGGCATCAACAGCACCGTGACCGCCGAGGTGCAACAGATGCCCTTCTGCAAGTTTCACATTCAAGTTAATCGCGGATAA
- the LOC129770620 gene encoding tRNA (guanine(10)-N2)-methyltransferase homolog, giving the protein MCPPEKKYVLWFAQEHVDFRQAEIDSLLQLWNIQMTTQVGHKPENPFWIVGLPNDEAARKLASRSMSLRCIFELWSHANQIGTFHERLEQYIQSNRTALDPLFGADRSFKVTIETYNKHFSQAEKVAKIETLQYLPNKGPVNLKTPDVHFWYIEFWGLDPMDVPEEPLDVLFGCWVADARRDMINEISLKRRKFIGNTSMDPQLSLLMANQGLAKAGDLVFDPFVGSGSLLVAAAKFGAYVLGGDIDYMTLHGKSKPTRVNQKVREADESIYANLKQYGCEGCYVDVLISDFSRSIWNESIQFDSVITDPPYGIREATERIEFKTQKRATCLNENAIHYPSTSPYQFDMLYRDLLNFSARYLKMGGRLVCWFPILRKDATPDMLPRHKCLELVANSEQPLSVYSARRLLTYEKVSDLEEDMDSYELSPVMVENFRQRYMNTVLKNSGTRKERRSALRDVGREEAIKRGKQQDIDGKWKYIKAGDNEHSKQ; this is encoded by the exons ATGTGTCCTCCTGAGAAAAAGTATGTTTTATGGTTCGCCCAGGAGCATGTGGACTTTCGGCAAGCT GAAATCGACTCCTTGCTACAATTGTGGAACATTCAAATGACCACCCAGGTGGGACACAAACCGGAAAATCCATTCTGGATTGTAGGATTACCAAACGATGAAGCAGCCAGGAAGCTTGCCTCCCGATCGATGTCGTTGCGGTGCATTTTCGAGCTGTGGTCCCACGCCAATCAGATCGGCACTTTCCACGAGCGACTGGAGCAGTACATTCAATCGAATCGAACCGCATTGGATCCACTGTTTGGGGCGGATCGTAGCTTCAAGGTGACGATAGAGACGTACAATAAGCATTTTTCGCAGGCGGAAAAAGTCGCCAAGATTGAAACGCTGCAGTACCTGCCGAACAAAGGTCCGGTTAATTTGAAAACACCGGATGTGCACTTTTGGTACATCGAGTTTTGGGGGCTAGACCCGATGGACGTGCCGGAGGAACCGTTGGATGTGTTGTTCGGGTGCTGGGTGGCCGACGCGCGACGGGATATGATAAATGAAATTTCGCTCAAACGGCGAAAGTTTATCGGAAATACATCGATGGATCCGCAGCTGTCGCTGCTGATGGCAAATCAGGGACTGGCGAAGGCTGGGGATCTTGTGTTTGATCCGTTCGTGGGATCTGGTTCGCTGCTGGTTGCGGCGGCCAAGTTTGGGGCGTACGTTTTGGGGGGCGACATTGATTATATGACGCTTCATGGGAAGTCGAAGCCGACGCGGGTGAATCAGAAAGTCCGGGAGGCGGACGAGAGCATTTATGCAAACTTGAAGCAATACGGGTGCGAGGGGTGCTATGTGGATGTTCTAATTTCGGACTTTTCCAGAAGTATTTGGAATGAAAGCATACAATTTGACAGCGTTATTACGGATC CCCCGTACGGTATACGGGAAGCAACCGAAAGGATTGAGTTCAAGACGCAGAAGAGAGCGACCTGTTTGAACGAGAATGCCATCCATTATCCCTCCACTTCGCCttatcaatttgatatgttgtatCGAGATTTGCTGAACTTTTCCGCGCGCTATCTGAAGATGGGGGGAAGGCTTGTGTGCTGGTTTCCGATTCTTAG GAAAGATGCCACTCCGGATATGTTGCCACGACACAAGTGTCTGGAGCTGGTGGCTAATTCAGAGCAGCCACTGTCCGTTTACAGCGCCCGTCGTTTGCTAACTTATGAGAAAGTATCCGATCTGGAGGAAGATATGGACTCTTACGAGTTGtccccagtgatggttgaaaaCTTCCGCCAGAGGTACATGAATACGGTGTTGAAAAACAGCGGCACACGGAAGGAGCGTCGGTCAGCTCTACGAGATGTGGGTCGCGAGGAAGCTATAAAGCGAGGGAAGCAACAGGATATCGATGGGAAGTGGAAATATATAAAGGCTGGTGATAATGAGCATTCAAAACAATAA
- the LOC129770558 gene encoding ADAM 17-like protease isoform X2 has protein sequence MYFITISIILTVFLISHATNAQLEKNLKHYETLHVNDLTHRITKRGAKHSNHPFNTIKEVEFSILGRNFRLILHPHKDVLHSNFRAYSVDGSGAESVVHLDHDSFFKGRVFGEMNSLVNAHLEDGILTASVVLPDETYHIEPSWRHLGHRSDRHMIAYRASDIKFSWDNVEAVGGEMGGVPKTCGYVKEGLELEGDDGDDNEDDRKEEQKMGFDEMLSVWTEATESESQSKTKRRRRQADQYEYTPTKTRCPLLLVADYRFFQEMGGSNTKTTINYLISLIDRVHKIYNDTIWQDRSDQEGFKGMGFVIKKIVVHSEPTRVRGGEAHYNMVREKWDVRNLLESILKTVTRFTSIRG, from the exons ATGTACTTCATCACGATAAGTATCATTCTGACGGTTTTTCTCATTTCGCACGCGACAAACG CACAACTCGAAAAGAACCTAAAGCACTATGAAACGCTGCACGTGAACGATCTTACGCATCGGATCACCAAGCGTGGAGCGAAGCACAGCAACCATCCGTTCAACACCATCAAAGAGGTGGAGTTCAGCATTTTGGGGCGTAACTTCCGCTTGATACTGCACCCGCACAAAGATGTCCTGCACAGCAACTTCCGGGCGTACTCTGTGGACGGAAGCGGAGCGGAATCGGTGGTCCACCTGGATCACGATAGTTTCTTCAAGGGGCGGGTTTTCGGAGAAATGAACTCGCTGGTGAATGCCCACCTGGAGGATGGAATCCTGACCGCATCGGTGGTACTGCCGGATGAGACCTACCATATCGAACCAAGCTGGAGACATTTGGGGCACCGGAGCGATAGGCACATGATAGCGTACAGGGCTTCGGATATTAAGTTCAGCTGGGATAACGTCGAGGCCGTTGGTGGGGAAATGGGTGGGGTGCCGAAAACTTGCGGATATGTGAAGGAGGGGCTGGAGCTGGAAGGAGACGATGGCGATGATAATGAGGATGAccggaaagaggagcaaaaaatggGGTTTGATGAAATGCTATCGGTTTGGACCGAGGCTACAGAGAGCGAAAGCCAAAGTAAAACCAAGAGACGAAGGCGTCAAGCAGATCAGTATGAGTATACACCGACAAAGACCAGATGCCCGCTGCTTCTAGTAGCGGACTACAGGTTCTTTCAAGAGATGGGAGGAAGTAATACTAAAACCACTATCAATTATTTG ATAAGCTTAATCGATCgtgttcataaaatatataacgATACCATTTGGCAGGATCGCTCGGATCAGGAGGGTTTCAAGGGGATGGGCTTCGTTATCAAGAAGATTGTTGTTCATTCGGAACCGACTCGCGTTCGTGGAGGAGAAGCGCACTACAACATGGTCCGTGAGAAGTGGGATGTTCGGAATTTGCTCGAG AGTATTTTAAAAACGGTTACACGCTTTACCTCAATTCGGGGCTGA
- the LOC129770558 gene encoding ADAM 17-like protease isoform X1: MYFITISIILTVFLISHATNAQLEKNLKHYETLHVNDLTHRITKRGAKHSNHPFNTIKEVEFSILGRNFRLILHPHKDVLHSNFRAYSVDGSGAESVVHLDHDSFFKGRVFGEMNSLVNAHLEDGILTASVVLPDETYHIEPSWRHLGHRSDRHMIAYRASDIKFSWDNVEAVGGEMGGVPKTCGYVKEGLELEGDDGDDNEDDRKEEQKMGFDEMLSVWTEATESESQSKTKRRRRQADQYEYTPTKTRCPLLLVADYRFFQEMGGSNTKTTINYLISLIDRVHKIYNDTIWQDRSDQEGFKGMGFVIKKIVVHSEPTRVRGGEAHYNMVREKWDVRNLLEVFSREYSHKDFCLAHLFTDLKFEGGILGLAYVGSPRRNSVGGICTPEYFKNGYTLYLNSGLSSSRNHYGQRVITREADLVTAHEFGHNWGSEHDPDIPECSPSASQGGSFLMYTYSVSGYDVNNKKFSPCSLRSIRKVLQAKSGRCFSEPEESFCGNLRVEGDEQCDAGLLGTEDNDACCDKNCKLRRNQGAVCSDKNSPCCQNCQYMMAGVKCREAQYATCEQEARCTGNHADCPKSPPMGDGTMCQERGQCRNGKCIPYCETQGLQSCMCDTMTDACKRCCRQSINETCFPVEPPDVLPDGTPCIQGFCNKGMCEKTIQDVVERFWDIIEEININKVLRFLRDNIVMAVVMLTALFWIPVSCIISYFDRKKRKEDWKEYEWSQKLDLIHPSDRRRVIHIRVPRQKITVARM, encoded by the exons ATGTACTTCATCACGATAAGTATCATTCTGACGGTTTTTCTCATTTCGCACGCGACAAACG CACAACTCGAAAAGAACCTAAAGCACTATGAAACGCTGCACGTGAACGATCTTACGCATCGGATCACCAAGCGTGGAGCGAAGCACAGCAACCATCCGTTCAACACCATCAAAGAGGTGGAGTTCAGCATTTTGGGGCGTAACTTCCGCTTGATACTGCACCCGCACAAAGATGTCCTGCACAGCAACTTCCGGGCGTACTCTGTGGACGGAAGCGGAGCGGAATCGGTGGTCCACCTGGATCACGATAGTTTCTTCAAGGGGCGGGTTTTCGGAGAAATGAACTCGCTGGTGAATGCCCACCTGGAGGATGGAATCCTGACCGCATCGGTGGTACTGCCGGATGAGACCTACCATATCGAACCAAGCTGGAGACATTTGGGGCACCGGAGCGATAGGCACATGATAGCGTACAGGGCTTCGGATATTAAGTTCAGCTGGGATAACGTCGAGGCCGTTGGTGGGGAAATGGGTGGGGTGCCGAAAACTTGCGGATATGTGAAGGAGGGGCTGGAGCTGGAAGGAGACGATGGCGATGATAATGAGGATGAccggaaagaggagcaaaaaatggGGTTTGATGAAATGCTATCGGTTTGGACCGAGGCTACAGAGAGCGAAAGCCAAAGTAAAACCAAGAGACGAAGGCGTCAAGCAGATCAGTATGAGTATACACCGACAAAGACCAGATGCCCGCTGCTTCTAGTAGCGGACTACAGGTTCTTTCAAGAGATGGGAGGAAGTAATACTAAAACCACTATCAATTATTTG ATAAGCTTAATCGATCgtgttcataaaatatataacgATACCATTTGGCAGGATCGCTCGGATCAGGAGGGTTTCAAGGGGATGGGCTTCGTTATCAAGAAGATTGTTGTTCATTCGGAACCGACTCGCGTTCGTGGAGGAGAAGCGCACTACAACATGGTCCGTGAGAAGTGGGATGTTCGGAATTTGCTCGAG GTATTTTCCCGAGAATACAGTCACAAAGATTTTTGTCTCGCACACTTGTTCACAGACCTCAAGTTCGAGGGTGGCATTCTCGGACTAGCGTATGTCGGGTCGCCCCGACGGAATTCCGTCGGTGGCATCTGTACGCCAG AGTATTTTAAAAACGGTTACACGCTTTACCTCAATTCGGGGCTGAGCAGCTCGCGCAATCACTACGGTCAGCGGGTGATTACCCGGGAGGCGGATCTGGTGACGGCTCACGAGTTCGGGCACAACTGGGGCTCCGAGCATGATCCGGACATTCCGGAATGTTCACCCAGTGCCTCCCAAGGGGGCAGCTTTCTGATGTACACGTACTCGGTTAGTGGCTACGATGTGAACAACAAAAAGTTTTCGCCCTGTTCGCTGCGCTCGATTCGCAAGGTTCTGCAGGCCAAATCGGGTAGGTGTTTCTCGGAGCCGGAGGAGTCCTTCTGTGGGAATCTGCGGGTGGAAGGCGATGAACAGTGTGACGCCGGGCTGCTCGGAACGGAGGACAACGACGCATGCTGCGATAAGAACTGTAAGTTGCGGAGGAATCAGGGAGCGGTATGTAGCGATAAGAATTCACCCTGTTGCCAGAATTGTCAGTACATGATGGCAGGGGTGAAATGTCGGGAAGCGCAGTACGCGACCTGTGAGCAGGAAGCGCGATGCACCGGCAATCATGCCGACTGTCCGAAAAGTCCACCGATGGGAGATGGCACGATGTGTCAGGAAAGGGGCCAGTGTCGGAACGGGAAGTGTATTCCGTACTGCGAGACACAGGGTCTGCAGAGCTGTATGTGTGACACAATGACGGATGCGTGCAAAAGATGCTGCCGGCAGAGTATCAATGAGACGTGTTTCCCTGTGGAGCCCCCGGACGTCCTGCCGGATGGAACACCGTGCATTCAGGGGTTCTGCAATAAGGGAATGTGTGAAAAAACGATTCAGGATGTGGTCGAACGGTTTTGGGATATAATCGAGGAGATTAATATCAACAAGGTGCTGCGCTTCCTGCGGGACAATATTGTCA TGGCAGTGGTGATGTTGACCGCCCTGTTTTGGATCCCCGTCAGTTGCATCATTTCATATTTCGACCGGAAAAAGCGGAAAGAGGACTGGAAGGAGTATGAGTGGAGCCAGAAGCTGGATTTGATTCACCCAAGCGATCGCCGCAGGGTGATTCACATTAG GGTTCCGCGCCAGAAAATCACCGTCGCTCGTATGTGA
- the LOC129770571 gene encoding methionine--tRNA ligase, mitochondrial, giving the protein MWKNLHQIRAFRSGSNDRFSFVTTPIFYVNAAPHIGHLYSAIIADAIHRFNVLTSPAASHLEPPIFSTGTDEHGTKIQLAAQAHAVPVATYCGQISDQYRKLFRNFGVDYTRFIRTTDPDHVSAVQCFWQALERSGSVYSANYAGWYCVPDETFLTDSQLKENDSGVKVSVESGHPVEWTEETNYMFKLNRHQDDVLYWIKHCEDRIVPLKFRKICLDFLQEPLPDISISRPKSRVSWGVEVPSDSTQSVYVWLDALVNYLTVTGFPHIEHQRCWPPTVQVLGKDILKFHGIYWPAFLIAARLEPPKQLLVHSHWTVDNQKMSKSKLNVVDPNERAALYTHEGMRYFLLREGVAHSDGNYSDTKIIRILNAELADTLGNLLSRCCGKALNPEAVVPSFDQETFQELKSLDTTKRLLDLLQALPEKCHLHYREYNFYLVVDSVIQLLHAANGFFEGTTPWTLKKSEDKPRLRTILNITMEVLRQAGIILQPIVPVMSGQLLDKLSVPRKRRLWSDLRVNFAITERSLMGSEAILFRRIVAPKEENVVKKEPKMKKIKQKN; this is encoded by the exons ATGTGGAAAAACCTCCACCAAATTCGAGCCTTCCGCAGCGGCAGCAATGATCGTTTTTCGTTTGTGACCACTCCGATTTTCTACGTAAATGCCG CACCACACATCGGCCACCTCTATTCTGCGATAATCGCAGACGCCATACACCGTTTCAACGTTCTCACCAGTCCGGCGGCGTCTCACTTGGAGCCCCCAATCTTTAGCACCGGCACGGACGAACATGGCACAAAGATTCAGCTGGCGGCCCAAGCGCACGCCGTCCCGGTGGCAACCTACTGCGGCCAAATTTCCGACCAGTATCGCAAGCTGTTCCGCAATTTTGGCGTCGATTACACGCGCTTCATCCGCACAACGGATCCGGACCACGTGTCGGCCGTCCAATGCTTCTGGCAAGCTTTGGAACGCAGTGGAAGCGTGTACTCGGCCAACTATGCCGGCTGGTACTGTGTGCCGGATGAGACATTCCTGACGGACAGTCAGTTGAAGGAAAACGACAGCGGAGTGAAGGTTTCCGTTGAGTCTGGCCACCCCGTTGAATGGACAGAGGAAACGAACTATATGTTCAAGCTAAATCGCCACCAGGACGATGTTTTGTACTGGATCAAACACTGTGAAGATCGAATCGTACCGCTGAAGTTCCGAAAGATTTGTCTCGACTTCCTTCAGGAGCCGCTCCCGGATATCTCGATTTCTCGTCCAAAATCACGTGTTTCGTGGGGTGTCGAGGTTCCATCTGACTCCACCCAGTCCGTGTACGTGTGGTTGGATGCGTTGGTGAATTATTTAACCGTGACAGGCTTTCCTCACATTGAGCACCAGCGATGCTGGCCCCCTACCGTGCAGGTGCTAGGGAAGGACATTCTGAAGTTCCACGGAATATATTGGCCCGCATTTTTGATCGCTGCGCGATTGGAGCCTCCGAAGCAGCTGCTCGTTCATTCACACTGGACGGTGGACAACCAGAAGATGTCCAAAAGCAAACTGAACGTGGTAGATCCAAACGAGAGAGCTGCTCTTTATACTCATGAAGGGATGCGATACTTCCTGTTGAGAGAAGGTGTTGCACATAGTGACGGAA ATTACAGCGATACGAAAATCATTCGTATTTTGAACGCGGAGCTAGCGGACACCCTGGGTAATCTTCTATCTCGATGCTGTGGGAAAGCTCTCAACCCGGAAGCAGTAGTCCCCTCGTTCGATCAAGAAACATTCCAAGAGCTTAAATCTTTGGATACGACAAAACGATTGCTGGACTTGTTGCAAGCGCTACCGG AGAAATGTCACCTTCACTATCGAGAGTATAACTTCTACCTGGTCGTGGACAGCGTCATTCAGTTGCTCCATGCCGCGAACGGCTTCTTCGAAGGGACCACTCCCTGGACGCTGAAGAAATCGGAGGACAAACCGAGGCTCCGAACTATTCTTAACATAACGATGGAAGTTTTGCGCCAAGCGGGAATTATTTTGCAACCAATCGTTCCCGTTATGAGCGGACAACTTTTGGATAAACTGAGTGTTCCCCGGAAGCGGAGGCTTTGGAGCGATCTGAGGGTGAATTTCGCCATAACGGAGCGGTCTCTAATGGGTTCGGAAGCGATACTGTTCAGAAGGATAGTGGCACCGAAAGAGGAGAATGTCGTCAAGAAAGAACCCAAGATGAAGaagatcaaacaaaaaaattag